The following coding sequences lie in one Jonesia denitrificans DSM 20603 genomic window:
- a CDS encoding class E sortase gives MARFILGFIGVLGELMITVGLLLGGYVLWNVWWDSNQSAAVAQQGVDDFYENLDEAPRVPGELNTEDPPPIDPPPADGDTIGVLIVPAWYDLTNNTMPIKQGTSNAVLDNAAAGHYDGTAMPGNLGNFALAGHRRTHGNSFRFVDRLEPGDHIVVETETTWYVYSVTQDYVVTPDQVDVIAPVPNDPGARPEERILTFTTCHSPSLGEWGNSHRWITHATFVGWMPRSEGMPEQVLNDPGVQ, from the coding sequence GTGGCACGGTTCATACTCGGGTTCATCGGAGTCCTCGGTGAACTCATGATCACAGTAGGTCTCCTCCTGGGCGGATACGTCCTATGGAACGTGTGGTGGGACTCCAACCAATCCGCCGCAGTCGCCCAACAAGGCGTCGACGACTTCTACGAAAACCTCGACGAAGCCCCCCGCGTCCCCGGCGAACTCAACACCGAAGACCCACCCCCCATCGACCCGCCCCCCGCCGACGGCGACACCATCGGTGTCCTCATCGTCCCCGCATGGTACGACCTCACCAACAACACCATGCCCATCAAACAAGGCACCTCAAACGCCGTCCTCGACAACGCCGCAGCAGGCCACTACGACGGCACAGCAATGCCAGGGAACCTTGGCAACTTCGCGCTCGCAGGACATCGGCGCACCCACGGGAACTCATTCCGTTTCGTGGACCGCCTCGAACCGGGTGACCACATTGTGGTGGAAACAGAAACCACCTGGTACGTCTACTCTGTCACCCAGGATTACGTGGTCACCCCAGACCAAGTCGATGTGATTGCCCCGGTACCCAACGACCCCGGTGCCCGTCCAGAAGAACGGATCCTCACCTTCACCACCTGCCACTCACCGAGCCTCGGCGAGTGGGGTAACAGCCACCGGTGGATCACCCACGCCACCTTTGTTGGGTGGATGCCCCGGTCTGAAGGTATGCCCGAACAAGTCCTCAACGACCCAGGGGTTCAATAA
- a CDS encoding MmcQ/YjbR family DNA-binding protein yields MDSDTLLALCLSYNGTYEDHPFGEDTTVIKVRATPTSASKMFALLWITPNTTRINLKCEPALATQLRRTHPWITPGYHMNKTHWNTLTIRTGEPVDDRLIHDLIEDSYDLVVASLPRRDQRLLSWPPSEENVGK; encoded by the coding sequence ATGGACAGTGACACTCTCCTGGCCTTGTGTCTCAGCTACAACGGCACCTACGAAGACCACCCGTTCGGGGAAGACACCACTGTCATCAAAGTCCGCGCCACACCCACAAGCGCCAGCAAAATGTTTGCGCTGTTGTGGATCACCCCGAACACCACCCGCATCAACCTCAAATGTGAACCAGCGCTTGCCACGCAGTTGCGCAGGACTCACCCATGGATCACCCCCGGGTACCACATGAACAAAACTCACTGGAACACCCTGACAATCCGTACCGGTGAACCAGTTGACGACCGGCTTATTCACGACCTCATTGAGGACTCCTATGATCTTGTTGTCGCGTCCCTACCGCGCCGTGACCAACGACTCCTCAGTTGGCCGCCATCTGAAGAAAACGTGGGCAAATAG